In one Gossypium hirsutum isolate 1008001.06 chromosome D09, Gossypium_hirsutum_v2.1, whole genome shotgun sequence genomic region, the following are encoded:
- the LOC107908711 gene encoding uncharacterized protein, with protein sequence MMGQKHLQELLEEDQEPFHLNKYIADRRCQLKKPSPQTHLQLKKPKPISQTSKFPSSFCKNACFFSFHDSPDPRKSPLLGFPSPCKSPNAIFLHIPARTAALLLEAALRIQKHSSSITKHHNGGTGFGFFGSILKRITHRNRNRKREIANDGAKVSVKDILRWDPAVAKNNLSQKKMPSSTSISEDKSGYETGFSCSYNGRPSSAVWSESNEEKSLDTSCSCSQSEDFEEIFLSKDVFGNSSAFPSCESPFHFVLQRSPSFGHRTPIFSSPATSPGRHQKQDKESYNEVESLKKAQVVEEEEQFSPVSVLDPPFEDDDDRHVNVDDNDGNDSFDLECSYAVVQRTKQQLLHKLRRFEKLAELDPIELEKRMLEQEQDDDDDDDDDDDDDDDNEHESGSCGDGMVQEVVKTSFHNVPEGMKRLVTDLIGEEETEQSCYGDGEAVAKRVRQRLESWKEVESNTIDMMVGQDLRRSEVDGWKRSELQIRETALEVENAIFGLLMEELSEELVSSSTRV encoded by the exons atGATGGGTCAGAAGCATTTGCAGGAGTTACTTGAGGAGGATCAAGAGCCGTTTCATCTCAACAAGTACATTGCTGATAGGCGTTGTCAGCTGAAGAAACCATCACCTCAGACTCATCTCCAACTCAAGAAACCCAAACCCATctctcaaacctcaaaatttcCTTCCAGTTTCTGCAAAAACGCTTGCTTTTTCTCCTTCCATGACTCGCCAGACCCCAGGAAGTCTCCATTGTTGGGGTTTCCATCTCCTTGTAAAAGTCCCAATGCCATTTTCCTTCACATCCCAGCTAGAACAGCAGCTCTTCTACTGGAAGCCGCTCTCAGGATTCAAAAGCATTCTTCGTCCATAACCAAACACCACAACGGCGGCACTGGTTTTGGCTTCTTTGGCTCCATTCTGAAGAGGATAACTCACCGTAACAGGAACCGAAAGCGGGAGATAGCTAACGATGGAGCAAAAGTTTCAGTCAAGGACATTTTAAGGTGGGATCCAGCTGTGGCCAAAAACAATCTAAGTCAAAAGAAAATGCCCTCATCGACATCAATATCGGAAGACAAAAGTGGTTATGAAACGGGGTTTTCATGTTCTTACAATGGTAGGCCAAGCAGTGCTGTTTGGTCAGAGAGCAATGAAGAGAAATCCTTGGATACTTCTTGTAGCTGTAGCCAATCCGAGGATTTTGAAGAGATTTTCTTGTCCAAAGATGTTTTTGGAAATAGTTCAGCTTTTCCCTCTTGTGAGAGCCCTTTCCATTTTGTGCTTCAAAGAAGCCCTTCTTTCGGTCACCGGACACCCATCTTTTCTTCGCCGGCGACATCCCCAGGTCGCCACCAAAAACAG GACAAGGAAAGTTATAATGAAGTAGAGAGCTTAAAGAAAGCGCAagtagtagaagaagaagaacagTTCAGCCCTGTATCTGTTCTGGACCCTCCATTCGAGGACGATGACGATAGACATGTGAATGTTGATGATAATGATGGGAACGACAGTTTTGATCTTGAATGCAGCTATGCAGTTGTACAAA GAACAAAGCAACAGCTACTGCACAAGCTTCGTAGATTTGAGAAACTTGCCGAATTGGATCCAATTGAACTTGAGAAAAGAATGTTAGAACAAGagcaagatgatgatgatgatgatgatgatgatgatgatgatgatgatgataatgagcATGAATCAGGTTCATGTGGTGATGGCATGGTCCAAGAAGTAGTTAAAACAAGCTTCCACAATGTCCCAGAAGGCATGAAAAGGCTAGTAACCGATCTTATCGGGGAGGAAGAGACGGAACAAAGCTGCTACGGTGATGGAGAAGCAGTAGCTAAAAGGGTTAGGCAGAGGCTGGAATCATGGAAGGAGGTGGAATCAAACACCATAGACATGATGGTGGGACAAGATTTGAGAAGATCAGAGGTTGATGGTTGGAAGAGAAGTGAATTGCAGATTAGAGAGACAGCATTAGAAGTCGAAAACGCTATCTTCGGACTACTGATGGAAGAATTGTCGGAAGAACTAGTTTCCTCCTCAACCCGAGTTTGA